Proteins from a single region of Fodinibius sp. Rm-B-1B1-1:
- a CDS encoding cytochrome c maturation protein CcmE produces MKPKLIIGIIAIVGFTSLLMYNFGNSISTYVNFEQASGMEGAHVVGKWDDSQKYGFSMETKQFSFYMEDEDGNVRRVIYPKPKPNNFEEADQLVVIGEMQNGVFYANDMLMKCPSKYNNADEAEFEQATAAKS; encoded by the coding sequence ATGAAACCGAAGCTGATTATTGGAATAATCGCAATCGTTGGTTTTACATCGCTGCTAATGTATAACTTTGGAAACAGTATTAGCACATACGTAAATTTTGAACAGGCTTCAGGAATGGAAGGCGCCCATGTGGTAGGGAAGTGGGACGATTCGCAAAAGTATGGCTTTTCGATGGAGACCAAACAGTTTTCCTTTTATATGGAAGATGAAGATGGCAATGTTCGACGGGTAATATATCCCAAACCCAAACCCAATAATTTTGAAGAAGCAGACCAGCTGGTTGTAATCGGGGAGATGCAAAATGGTGTTTTTTATGCCAACGATATGTTGATGAAATGTCCTTCGAAGTATAATAACGCCGACGAAGCCGAATTTGAACAAGCAACTGCTGCAAAGAGCTAA
- the ccsA gene encoding cytochrome c biogenesis protein CcsA — protein sequence MGAKEFDFLMALKPWKYVVAVWMTVVIIAGFLIPIPEIAILKESARNLFLHVPMWFTMSVCFATGLYYSIRYLNNPIMKFDRKAETATQVGLIFGICGLLTGAIWARFTWGTWWTFAEPRMNLSALGMLIYVGYFVLRTAFDNPEKRAKIAAVFNVFAATTIPFLLYIIPRQLPSLHPGADGNPAFSEITAPELRYIFYPAVIGFIALAVWLNDILNRYKTVKHLTDQQRA from the coding sequence GTGGGTGCTAAAGAATTTGATTTTTTGATGGCTCTAAAACCCTGGAAATACGTCGTTGCTGTTTGGATGACGGTTGTCATTATCGCCGGATTTCTGATCCCCATTCCCGAAATCGCTATTCTCAAAGAATCGGCGCGAAACCTGTTTCTGCATGTGCCTATGTGGTTTACGATGTCAGTTTGTTTTGCAACGGGATTATATTACAGCATCCGCTATTTGAATAACCCGATTATGAAATTTGACCGCAAAGCCGAAACGGCAACCCAAGTGGGGCTTATTTTCGGGATCTGTGGACTTCTGACTGGTGCTATCTGGGCACGCTTTACATGGGGCACGTGGTGGACTTTTGCTGAGCCACGTATGAATCTTTCGGCATTGGGAATGCTGATTTATGTAGGGTATTTTGTATTGCGAACGGCTTTTGATAACCCTGAAAAGAGAGCCAAGATAGCTGCTGTATTTAATGTATTTGCGGCTACGACTATCCCTTTTTTATTGTATATCATTCCGCGCCAGTTGCCAAGTTTACATCCGGGAGCTGATGGAAATCCGGCTTTTAGTGAGATTACCGCTCCGGAACTGCGTTATATTTTCTATCCGGCAGTAATTGGATTTATCGCATTGGCGGTTTGGCTGAATGATATTCTCAATCGCTATAAAACTGTTAAGCATTTAACTGATCAACAACGAGCATGA
- a CDS encoding S9 family peptidase — translation MFSYLSRTLFLLLLTLSFSTNIFAQQANFEAAERFTEDRMEKMTGDTEIYPRWIEDQDRFWYSYENPSGTHWYFVDAEDGEKRPLFDRKVMAAQLSEIFSRTFNHKELELNDFKYNVADEIFTFHVDSINFKYRLDNSSLIKGDSLKDEPNERWATYSPDSTWIAYAKNHDLYLMKADDADSTEYQLTDSGERWYSFQADAGDTTSNEKLRSVAEWFEDSNKLYTKRTDERNVKELWVINSLKERPELETYKYPMPGEEHVPQHEMWVFEADTLADTGGVKLDTNKEEWTDEVIGGAYFNNGGIYTGNGSDYLYMLRRNREWNKIDVLKSNTDTGETEVLFSEESNPYFNVMLSNLAIINDGEEYIWWSERTGWGQYYLYDENGNLKNKITDSHFVAGDIAKVDTTDRTLYFEGYGREANINPYYSQLYKVNFDGSDIERLTPENATHSISTSEKGNYFVDNYSRVDQPTQSVLRNEDGDVITTLEETNVSRLKEAGWQAPETFSVKAADDATNLHGVMWKPFDFDSTKTYPIITYVYPGPQVEPFPIGFSHEDETALAQLGFIVVAMGQRGGSPIRSKYYHNYGYGNLRDYPLKDNKYALEQLAARHSYINLDKVGIYGHSGGGFMSTAALLTYPNFYDVAVSSAGNHDNNIYNLWWSEIHHGVEGVEKNVQPDSTSSDSVETKTEFESEIETNIDLAQNLEGHLLLVHGAIDNNVHPANTIKLANALIENGKMFDFMMLPGQRHGFGSFSPYFERLRWRYFAEHLLGDYRPDKIDYNIPED, via the coding sequence ATGTTCTCATATCTTTCGCGAACGTTATTTTTATTACTACTCACCCTCTCCTTTTCAACTAATATTTTTGCCCAACAAGCCAACTTTGAGGCAGCCGAACGGTTTACTGAAGATCGTATGGAAAAGATGACGGGTGATACCGAAATATATCCCCGGTGGATTGAAGACCAAGATCGCTTTTGGTACAGCTATGAAAATCCATCCGGAACACACTGGTATTTTGTAGATGCCGAAGATGGTGAAAAACGTCCCCTTTTTGATCGCAAGGTAATGGCCGCCCAGCTTTCGGAAATATTTAGCCGGACGTTTAATCACAAAGAACTTGAGCTCAACGATTTCAAATATAATGTTGCCGATGAGATATTCACCTTTCATGTTGATAGTATCAACTTTAAGTATCGGCTCGACAACAGTTCACTCATCAAAGGAGATTCACTGAAAGATGAGCCTAACGAACGCTGGGCCACCTATTCCCCGGATAGCACTTGGATTGCTTATGCGAAAAATCATGACTTATACTTAATGAAGGCTGATGATGCCGACAGCACTGAATATCAGCTGACAGACAGTGGTGAACGCTGGTATAGCTTTCAGGCTGATGCCGGAGACACTACCAGTAATGAAAAGCTACGATCCGTTGCCGAGTGGTTCGAGGATTCTAATAAGCTTTATACCAAACGTACCGATGAGCGTAATGTCAAAGAACTCTGGGTAATTAACTCCCTAAAAGAACGTCCTGAGCTCGAAACCTATAAATACCCTATGCCCGGCGAAGAACATGTTCCTCAACATGAAATGTGGGTTTTCGAAGCCGATACCCTTGCTGACACCGGCGGTGTAAAATTAGATACTAACAAAGAAGAATGGACCGACGAGGTGATTGGAGGAGCTTATTTTAACAATGGTGGTATTTATACCGGGAACGGCTCAGATTATCTGTATATGCTGCGCCGAAATCGAGAATGGAATAAAATTGACGTCCTCAAATCAAATACTGATACCGGCGAAACCGAAGTACTCTTTAGTGAAGAAAGTAATCCTTATTTTAATGTAATGCTTTCGAATTTAGCTATCATCAACGATGGAGAAGAATATATTTGGTGGTCTGAGCGCACGGGCTGGGGACAATATTATTTGTATGATGAGAATGGTAATCTGAAGAATAAAATTACCGACAGCCATTTTGTAGCTGGTGATATCGCCAAAGTCGATACTACCGATCGCACGCTTTATTTTGAGGGATACGGTCGCGAAGCAAACATAAATCCCTATTACTCTCAACTCTATAAAGTCAATTTTGACGGCTCTGACATCGAGCGGTTAACGCCCGAAAATGCGACACATAGTATCAGCACATCTGAGAAAGGTAATTATTTCGTGGATAACTATTCCCGCGTCGACCAGCCTACCCAATCGGTACTCCGAAACGAAGACGGAGATGTAATTACCACACTTGAAGAAACTAACGTGAGTCGTTTAAAAGAAGCCGGTTGGCAAGCTCCCGAAACATTCAGCGTCAAAGCAGCCGACGATGCAACGAATTTGCATGGAGTAATGTGGAAGCCGTTTGATTTCGATTCAACCAAAACCTACCCCATCATTACGTACGTCTATCCCGGTCCACAGGTTGAGCCTTTCCCTATCGGGTTCAGTCATGAGGATGAGACGGCCCTGGCACAACTCGGCTTTATCGTTGTTGCTATGGGACAACGTGGTGGCAGCCCTATCCGTAGTAAATATTACCATAATTATGGGTATGGAAATTTACGCGATTATCCACTGAAAGATAACAAGTATGCCTTGGAGCAGTTGGCTGCTCGCCACTCCTATATTAATTTAGATAAAGTTGGTATTTACGGGCACTCCGGCGGTGGATTTATGAGTACTGCAGCCCTGCTGACCTATCCCAACTTTTATGATGTTGCCGTATCTTCGGCGGGAAACCACGACAACAATATCTACAACCTGTGGTGGAGCGAAATCCATCACGGTGTTGAAGGTGTAGAAAAGAATGTGCAACCTGATAGCACTTCGTCGGATTCGGTGGAAACCAAAACGGAGTTTGAATCAGAAATTGAGACCAATATCGACTTAGCCCAAAACCTGGAAGGACACTTATTGCTGGTTCACGGAGCCATCGATAACAACGTTCATCCGGCAAATACCATCAAACTGGCCAATGCGCTAATTGAAAATGGTAAAATGTTTGACTTTATGATGCTTCCGGGGCAACGACACGGGTTTGGATCGTTTTCTCCCTACTTCGAACGTCTCCGCTGGCGTTATTTCGCCGAGCACTTGTTAGGCGATTACCGTCCCGATAAGATTGATTATAACATCCCGGAAGATTAA
- a CDS encoding PH domain-containing protein — MVDQSTQKTITLQPNWKNYLLGYTLSILLIPLFGIGLVGLYWIYKKQNKYTYTFSDTQISSRDDKYQRNIDLVNIENVSVVQSWLQKKASVGDIVLKTTATSMTLRGMDDPFALKDMLEKAISIQKERLKKKEQTKPEQPEGKPGSMERMDYLTGLWQQGLVSDDDFEKEKKHFE, encoded by the coding sequence ATGGTCGATCAATCTACCCAAAAGACGATCACCCTGCAGCCTAACTGGAAGAATTATCTTCTCGGATATACCCTTTCTATTTTGCTGATTCCACTCTTTGGAATTGGGTTAGTTGGGCTATATTGGATCTACAAAAAACAAAACAAATACACTTATACATTTAGCGATACCCAAATTTCTTCGCGTGATGACAAATATCAACGCAATATTGATTTGGTGAATATTGAGAATGTCAGCGTTGTGCAAAGTTGGCTGCAAAAGAAAGCTTCTGTCGGAGATATCGTCCTAAAAACTACAGCGACCTCAATGACTCTTCGAGGCATGGACGATCCCTTTGCCTTGAAGGACATGCTTGAGAAAGCGATTTCTATCCAAAAAGAGCGCCTCAAGAAAAAAGAACAAACTAAGCCAGAGCAACCCGAAGGCAAACCCGGATCGATGGAGCGTATGGATTATCTGACAGGACTATGGCAGCAGGGACTTGTTTCGGATGATGATTTTGAGAAAGAGAAAAAACACTTTGAGTAA